CAATATAGCATACTGTTTACATTGGttagaagaaaaataattttctgaataaTTTTCAATGTCAAGTTTCTCTATAACGAACCCAAAAGTGTGTCTGTAAAGGTTAtagtagttaaagggatagttcacccaaaaatgaaaattctgtcattaattacttattgaataaagtctttattttttgtttcctttgcgcacaaaaagtattctggtagcttcataaaattacagttgaaccactgatgtcacatggactatttcaccgatgtccttactacgtttcttgaacatgtcagttgtgttgctgtctatgcagggtcagaaagctctcggatttcatcaaaaatatctttatttgttataatcttgttccaaagatgaataaagatcttacaggtttggaacgacatgagggtgattttttagttttggaattttattttttgtttttgatatatcTTTAACTAAATCCATCGAAAAtaattttacttgaaaaaaaaataaacattaacagaaaaaaactaaaaaatgttttatttcagctagggcaacatttcttattttcacttAGTTTAACTTAGTTTAACttctagtaaaataaaaaatttggtatattaaaaaataattaaaaaatagtatataatagtatctcaatttcataaaaaaaaaaaatactggtctgtttgtaattattaaaaaaaaaattaccttaaaatatatatatatatcttttatatatatatatacacacacatacatacacacacacacacacacacacacacacacatatatatatatatatatatatatatatattaatatatatatatatattaatgataatattataatagattataatatataatatcattatttatattataatagataATATTAAGGATTACCTCATCTCCTCCCTTTCATTGATCCACTGCTGAATCACCGTTTGTGACGCAGGGTCCTGGTGCACCTGCAACATAACGAAAAATACAGCTTCataactagcccaaaactagccaaAGTGGAAAGGACATATGGACATGAAAATGTGGAAATGGAAATGACATACAATGCAGTTCTTTTCAGTTGGGCgacatcaagtaaaaaaaaaaaaaaaaaacacacgctaTATTGGTAGCTTATTAGTTACCAGCTAATATTagagatatattttaatttaatggtcAATACTGGATATTTGCATGttaatgtttgcttttttacatGTAGATTAACTTTATGGACTAATGCtcaaataaaagcacattttaaatagttttggtaagtttgttttgtcatttagaGCACCCCAGGGTGGTCTGACCTGCATTTGTTCCAGCAGTCCGGTCAGGGCCTGCAGCCAGGTCATGGTGTGGACGTACTCCTCAGTATTCATGATTTTGATCTCTTTACGCAGCTCAGGAATGATAGCTCCTGTTCTCCAACCGTGTTTCAGGGTCAGGTCCTACACACATCATGACATATTCATTACATCAACATTTGCATAATCTATTCATTGTCTTTGATATCAGTACAGGGCATGTTGAGACATGTTTAATTTTGACATGCACATGATATTTATAAGAACTATTGCCAATACTCTGCATATCCTAGAATCCAAAACGACGAATAAAGCAATAAAACTTTTGATTagaaataaacttaaactaatatactaatataaaaagACTGATAAGACATAGTTCAAAATGGATTGTGTTACCTAGTATCAATGTGTACcttattatcaaaacaaaaatcagtaGGTTTGTGTACACGCAGAAAATGACAAGAATAGGATCCTTACGGCAAGGTCGCTGTAAATGTGATCTCCGAAGTACAAAACCTTTGAGCCCCTCCAGCCTGTAAGCcgcaaaaactcatacaggtttccCTGGCAACAGAGAAAGTGAACAGATCAGATTCCAGCATCTTTACTGAATAGAAACAGTTCGCAGCTGAACAGCAGAGAATCAGATATTACCTGTTTATAGATCTGCCCTTTCTCAAGGTGGTGAATTCTGTCCCATAGCAACACGCCTTTATCAGTAACTCGTCTGAATGGTTCAGAAAccggaaaaacacacacaaatacacacactttttgGATTCAAAAAAGGTTGGCATGCCTAAATACCTCCTCAAAGATAATCTGTCATGATTTAAACAAAGGAATGGCATTGATTTAGGAGCGATTCAGCGCTGCCAGGTTCAGCTGGCACTTTCTCTGGGTTTTAGGAACTTACTTCCTCCTGTCATTGAAAAAGCCTGGCTTGTCGGCCTGCACTATGACAACATCGAACAGGTCCCGCCAGTCTTTACCAACGATGTAGTTCATGCCTCGATTTCTGAATAAAGgaattaagacattttatttgaaacatgcaTTTCACACGAGCAGTTAGTCAGAATGGCTTTGTAAGTAATTCTTAGTAAGGTGTCTCTCATGCCATGTGATATGCATTTTTCCTGTGCAttgatgtttattttgaatttagtATCTTGTTTGCACTTACACAAAATCAAAAGGGCTGTTCGTGATCAAAAACATCTTCTTTCCGTTCTTAGATAGCTTCCGTAAAACAGCATGTGTCTGTTCACCGTAACAGATATACTTCTCTgcagaaaggaaaaaacaagGTGTTACAAGAATATTCAAATTGTGTGATTCAATAATTACAAAAGAGGGGGGTGAGGgttacacacatatacatcatattaaattaaataataataataataataataataataataataataataataataacaacagtagtAGTTGATGATAAACTagattaaatattgtatataaatgttacattatatACTACATATTACAgagtacatatttattattaataataaaatagattaagcattaattgcattattattatagagCAAACTGCAGATccatattataaaattttatacgGTTTGTTACAGTacatagttattatttattaatcacaataataataatattactaataataattctataattagattaaaatttaaattaaaaatatattttatttaattactgcatatcaatataatattacactttatattgtatattacagtatactattgttattgttatttttgcatattaatatgttatatatttttatacagtattttacaacacatatttattatcattaatatgcaATTCCCGTGACTATGTCatgttaaacttttatttgttCAGATCTCTCAAGCAGACATATTGCTATAATGAGGTCTTCATGCAGGCACAGGTAAGAACtcttagaaaaagaaaagaaaattaccGTTATCAGCCTCTACCGCTCGATACATAATCCCTCTGACGTGGACGTCTCCTATGGCCTCCTGGAAATGGAGAAACAGACCAGATGCAGAATATCAAAGCCAGTGTAACATCAATGTTCTGCACTGAAACCACACACAAAGCCCTGACGCACTGCCAGACACCTCCTGTGAAAGCTCTCAGTCATTTCATCTGGGCTCAGTCACATGTCCTTTGAGACTTGTTAATTCATAATTACAGGCAGGACTAAACGTAAGAGCAATGGTGTGCGTCTTTTATTAATTACACTGATCTTCAGAACCAATAAAAGACATTAGACCATCTGTAAGCCTGCTTTTCTCCAGGCACATGGCACAGATTGTGCATCCAAACGGTTCCTCTAAAATCAGACTGTTCCTTTCCATGCTGCTCACAATGAACTTAAATAGCACCTTCAGGAgacatatttattcaaaatctgTGCTCAAGAGATCCTGTGCTTTCAGACATCTGCATCACCCTAAATACGGCAGCACTCTATACTAATATCGGTGAAGGAAATCTTGATTTCTGATTCGTAAGGTGAGTCCTGCTCTGATACACGACACGTTTTGAGGAACAACTGTACCTTGACGTCTTTATAAAGATGAACAGGCTCGTAGTCAATGTTGTGCTTCATGAAGTAGTCATTAACGCATAACAGCAGTGTCATTTCTGGCAGGGAGAAGATATCCATGAACTGCTTCATGGTGTGACCGTGAGAGCTCTGTATGGAGAGATTGAAAGAGCTGTTAAAGGAGCTCATATTTACTGCTGTACTTCTGTGTGAGCTGCGCTTGCTACATTGCTACTATTTTTCCCgcaaaatttcaacaaaattacaCTAATGTCAGCACAAACAAAACTCTTGACAAGCAAAAGAGCCCAAGCTTACAGACCTTGCCATAGAAGTCACTCATGATCTCGAGGGGTACATGGGAGCCTTCATACATCGCAATGACCTCCTTTTCCGGCACAGGATTAAGGCCCctacagaaacatttaaatgacaaTAAGCGAACCTATGCTgcgattaaagggatagttcaccccaaaaaaaattaattctgttattatttactcactctcatgtggttccaaacccgtaggaccttcgttcatcttctgaacacaaattaagatatttttgatgaaatccatgagctttctgaccctccatagacagctatgcaactgacacgttcaaggcccagaaaggtggtaaggacatcattaaaacagtcctTGTGATCCACAAtgttacgaagctacgagaatacattgTGTGCGCAACAAAAACGTGAAAGTATTctaatagcttcataaaattaaggttgaaccactgatgtcacatggactcttttaacaatgtccttactacgtttctagGCCTTGAATGtgttagttgcattgctgtctatggagggtcagaaagctctcggatttcatcaaaaatatcttaatttgtgttcttaagataaacaaaggtcttacaggtttggaatgacatgcgggtgagtaattaatgagagaattttcattttccggtgaactatccttttaataataatgtataaaaatcatAGTAGATGTTTGTTGCACTCTACCTGTACACTGTACCCAGCTGGATATAATGAAAGGCATCAATCTTCATCAGTAAGGCCTAGTTACCAGATGAGATTGATAGGTTAGCCAGGATActtataaaattataacaatttttcATCTACAGTAGATCAGGACTGGACACGTACCTTTTGAACATCATAGTGCAGACCACGAATCACAAAATTCGGTATATAATCATATTCCCTCAGTCCCTCTGGATACTGTTATGTGGACAGAAAGAAAACATTAATTTACTGAAACTAAGTGTTTAATTTCTGTGCCACTTAGTAATTCTTACAAAATTTAAcgatattatatatacataaatgacaTCTTGGGTCACTCACCCTGTGCTCGTTGATGAGGATGTCTCGGGCGATGTTGAATATGAGTGTGTGAAGGTGACTGGAGTAGAACGCCAGTGTGTAATCATAGTCAAAGCCATAGATCTCAATGTCCTGCAGACTCATCTGATTATTAGCAAAGATGGTGTCTGGGTTCACAAAGTTCTTTGATATCACAGGAATTAAATCTGTTgtggacataaaaaaataattatgttaataaataattgaccttttaaattcacatttttattatgtttgccaattttttaaaagaatataatgaTTTAAGAAGGAACTAAAAGGATTAGTGATTTACATGTAATGAGACATTAATTATGAAAaggtattatttgtattttttttttttgtgtatattctCATGTAATCGTCAGTATTACCGTTTCCTACAACAAaaacttacaatttaaaataaaatattttaattgaattaatgaaaatattaaaatgaagttgtaataaaataaaatgcactagatgaaaatatacatttaaagcaCTTAAACGATAATTAGAAACGCTGCCTTCAGCAACTAACTGTAATAAAGTAAGCTGTAGTTACTAAAATTGCttaatttgaaactgaaataaaaatgtattaaagctacatagatatttaaaaataagtataagTCATATAACATCATCAAaaccttaactaaaataaaaatgtaagaataaaaataaacaagaattttaaatatattgataaatactACAAGAGTATGTTAACATAATAATGACTAATGACTTAATTTTATAGTCCGAGcagctctctctctatataacattttatattattacgcAGGTACATATTACaattatagaataaataaaaaacgtattaaaaaaaatggttctcaAGTACATAAATCAAATGTATTATAGTCATAAAACAGCATGGTGTCCAATCATGACAGAGTAACCAGCATATatcatttcaataaatataactcaaatctatataatataatacagtataaagtAGGTTAATGCCaggataaaatagaaataaaattatacatagatagtcaatatacagtacaacatctaagtcgtttgaaaaactggttctggcttatctgaaggacatcactggacccttactggaccccctgcagtttgcttactgagcaaacaggtccatggatgatgcaattaacatgggattgcacttcatcctgcaacatctggacagaacagggacttatgtgaggatcctgtttgtggactttagttcggctttcaacaccctccagaccaaactgacccagctctatgttcctagctctatctgtcagtggatcaccagctttctgacagataggcaacagctagtgagactggggacattcatgtccaacagctgttCCACCAatactggtgcccctcagggatgtgttctctccccactgctcttctcgctgtacaccaacgactgcacctccaaagacccctctgtcaagctcctgaagtttgcagatgacactacagtcatcggcctcatccaggacgcggtgacgagtctgcttacagacaagaggctgagcagctggctgtctggtgcagtcttaacaacctggagctgaacactctcagaacagtggagatgattgtggacttcaggagaaacccccctgcactccccccactcaccatcatgaacagcactgtgactgcagtggagtctttcagattcctgggaaccaacatctctcaggacctgaagtgggacaatcacattgactccattgtcaaaaaggcccaacaaaggttgtactttcttcgccagctgaggaagtttaacctgccacaggagctgctgaaacattgagtctgtcctgtgcacttcaataactgtctggtttggttcagctacaaaatcagatatCAAAAGACTACAGTGGacagttcggactgctgaaaggattattggtgctcccctgcccacccttcaagaactgtatacatccagaatgaggaaaagggctcagaaaatcactatggatccctcacatccaagttaccccatctttgaacttttgccatctggccggcgcttcagagccgcaaataccaggacagccaggcacaagaacagtttcttcccccaggcaatctacctcatgaacagttaaatgttccccacttatgcaacaaaaatgtgcaatatccttatatttatttgttaccactccatccaagtacatctctgcatctcactctattctattccattatcatttatagaacaactgttcatacaaattatttattttcctatttattttgcaacatttgtcttttttttattttgtctgtgttgttgtctctgtgtgctggaagcttatgtcactaaaacaaatttcttGTATGCGCAATGATACTTggaaataaagctctttctgattctgaaaatgCCTTTTTGCCCTTTGACAGATGACCAGCGTCTTAACAGGAATCAGGAATTATGTGAACTAACCTTGCGTGTGCTGTTTGGTTTCATTGTAAACGGACCAGAGCCAGCTGGTCTTGTCGACGCTGGAGCTGGTGCACATGTTCCCTGCTGGCAGCTGTCCCACAGGAACCTCCCTTCTGCGGGACACGAGAGCAGATCTCGAGACCCACGGCGTGCTGGTGGTGTTGACCGTCCATATCCCGCTTCTAGTGTGCAAACACTTTAAGTGCGTGAAGAGCCTCTTAAAACCCTCCTGATTTCTGAGCAGGTTTGAAAGTGGCAAGAACAAGGTCTGCATGTTTCCCCGCACCAGAGCTGCCTTCTGTCTGACAGAAGAGTGCTGCAGCTACACATTCTCAAATAATATACACACGCTTACTTCCGTTTGCACGCGGACAGGCTAATTTGCATAATAAAAGTCCGGAGCAACAAAAAATgccaatattaaaaataattcagaaaagaaaatcccgagaagagttgttttttttaataattatcgaTTTCACAAAACGAAATAACTGTTAAAGAGCATTGAGTTACAAAGTACTTTATATGACAAATGAAGACAAAGTACAAGTTTGTATAAATAGCTTTAttcacagaataataaaaaaaaaaacatttttcatatctATATGTGTATCTGTACACATTAGTTACGAATAACAAATCATCAGGTCATTGTTTCTGAGATGCtgagtctgtctgtctttctttcaagCCAGTAAGTTCTGTTTGCAGTTCTCCAGGCTTTGGTGGGACCTCTGGAATGGTCTATAATGttagaaaaaacatgaaaacgaAATATACACAATCTGTATTCAAGATGCACATTTCTGGATATATTGAGAACAATTCATTTTTGTATGTAATGAAATCAATCAAGCAATAAAATCTatacagttaaataataaaaaagggggGTTGCAAATTGCAGTTCACATTTATAGATAAATATCTAGGTAGCACCAACacttaaacacataaaaaagcaCAACATCTGATTTGGAAACTTACTAAATCAGGACGGTAATACTGATGCACAACCTGTGCTCCAGCAAACATTGACAACACACTGGCTGCAAACATCCTTAGATACCTTGGCCAGGATACACCTGCTGGCATCCTTAAAAGTCAGCTGGCTGACAATTAAGAGAATTTTAacctaaagaaagaaaaactgtttatttaatttgcccTTCTAATAGCTCTGTTGCTATTTAAATAGAAAGGAAATGTTGGGTAATGTTAAcccatataaaaatttaattatttactgactattttaaataacaccaccaaatattattagattatttataaaattatatcaaaatgacaataaaaacaaaaagccattattattattttatttgttaaatcaaTACAGCTAGTCTAAAAACACCGTTTCACATTGCACAATCAAAGCTTATTTCAATgcaactcaataaaataaataaataacgaacACTTAAGCATGTCATGTGTGACATATAGACACGTATTTGatcagtcagtttaatcactTCTTGCTATAAGGTCATTTGAGCACAGCTAGCTATCTTAAACGTAGCAGCAAATGAAGAACATGTGCGATTGTATAAAAACAGTATTACAATTCCCACATTAAGATGGATAAAATCTGGAGAGACATATACTAACCTTGTTATGTTATAATCGAAATAACATTCCAGGTTTTGTTGGACGACATTCAGCAGCAAAGGTTCTTGTTACATGTCTCACATGTTCGCTTTGGACGTCTTGTAAATCACTTTTATCATAGGGAGAACTGAAATGGATGGTTTGTCGTAATAGCTCTaagtaataaaaaagttattaaatttattaaattaatactttgttCTACGCGTATTTGAACACCGGTAATTTCAAGCACGCCATGAGAtgtgttttacataaaaatgtatgaagAGAAAAAAACGACCCCTCCTTTGAAAATAATGGTCGAGTCCGACAATGTGAAGCCAGCCATTAGAAATATAGTGTATAATAGTGTGGATTTAAATTCGGCACGAATGGTTGcttgtattaatgttttatcaTGTTAATTTTCAAATCATCATTTATAAGAATtagataaaaaatgaaaagctttGAATCCAAAAACTATGTAAGTATATCGTTTTACCATGCATTAAActaaggacttttattttgaatttagccTTTACCTTTGTTGATATTTTTACTTACACCGGCTGCATCCATCATGTGTAGCATCATTTAGCTTTTACCGCACTAAAAATACTCAAATGTGCCAGAAAAGGTCTGAAGAATATATATGGAAGGTAAGATTTATAATCC
The DNA window shown above is from Cyprinus carpio isolate SPL01 chromosome B25, ASM1834038v1, whole genome shotgun sequence and carries:
- the LOC109074827 gene encoding 5'-nucleotidase domain-containing protein 3-like, which gives rise to MQTLFLPLSNLLRNQEGFKRLFTHLKCLHTRSGIWTVNTTSTPWVSRSALVSRRREVPVGQLPAGNMCTSSSVDKTSWLWSVYNETKQHTQDLIPVISKNFVNPDTIFANNQMSLQDIEIYGFDYDYTLAFYSSHLHTLIFNIARDILINEHRYPEGLREYDYIPNFVIRGLHYDVQKALLMKIDAFHYIQLGTVYRGLNPVPEKEVIAMYEGSHVPLEIMSDFYGKSSHGHTMKQFMDIFSLPEMTLLLCVNDYFMKHNIDYEPVHLYKDVKEAIGDVHVRGIMYRAVEADNEKYICYGEQTHAVLRKLSKNGKKMFLITNSPFDFVNRGMNYIVGKDWRDLFDVVIVQADKPGFFNDRRKPFRRVTDKGVLLWDRIHHLEKGQIYKQGNLYEFLRLTGWRGSKVLYFGDHIYSDLADLTLKHGWRTGAIIPELRKEIKIMNTEEYVHTMTWLQALTGLLEQMQVHQDPASQTVIQQWINEREEMRLRTKDIFNAQFGSLFRTYHNPTYFTRRLSRFADIYMASLSCLLNYDLQHTFYPRRTPLQHESPIWPEQTSTGAMNIPFRSHSTTTRPE
- the LOC109065145 gene encoding protein brawnin, with the protein product MPAGVSWPRYLRMFAASVLSMFAGAQVVHQYYRPDLTIPEVPPKPGELQTELTGLKERQTDSASQKQ